AGTACCGAGTAAACTGCGGTTGATTGAGCAGTTGTTCTTTGCTACCAAGAAAATAGTGGGCAAAGGGAAAACGATAAACGTTAGCGAAGGCCGTTTCTGCATCGTACTCATTAGGCCCGTTTTCCAGGTAATTTTTCAGGTAGCTTATGTTGGGTGCTTTTTCTACCAGGCCACTGGCGTAGATGCCTTTCACTTCACTGCAAAATACAAAGTGGTCTGCTGTGTTAGCGTAATAAAGCGGCTTTTTGCCAAAGCGGTCGCGGGCGATGAAGAATTGTTGCGCTTGCTTGTCGTAGATTACAAAAGCCCACATGCCGTTGAATTTGTTTAGGCAATCTACACCCCAACAATCGTAGCTAGCGAGTATGACCTCGGTGTCTGATTCACTGTTAAAGCTGTACCCGCAGCGGATAAGTTCTTCTCTTAGCTCTGGGTGGTTATACACTTCGCCGTTATAGGTGATGACGTAACGGTCTAGATAATGCATGGGCTGTGCAGCAGCTTCGGATAAATCAACTATAGCCAAGCGCCTGTGCCCTAGGGCGAAGTCTGGCGCGTAATACTGACCTTCACCATCGGGCCCACGGTGGATGATGGCATCGGTCATTTTTTTTAGTGGTGTTTGGTCTGCTACTTGGCTAGCAATATAACCTGCAATTCCGCACATAAAAGGGCCTAGCAGTCTGTCGGATTAACGGGGCTCGTCGGCGTGCCAGAGCTCTTTATCGCTTTCAATGATCGCCAGACAGCCATCACATGACGTGTGCAGCCGCTTTACTGTTGCTTAACCCCATGCGGCCGTCAGAGGCACGTATTTCAAGCATTGGCTGTCAGCTCACCACTAAGCGATGCATACGTTTGATATTCCATGCCAGGGTGGCCAAACGCCACTCACCACTAACCTTGTCCAACCCTCGGAGTGAGAACTGCCTGAACCCCATGACGTGCTTGATGATGCCGAACACGGGTTCCACCGTATGCTTGCGCAGCGCATAACGGGCCCGTCCCGCCTGTGTTTTCAGGCGATAGGCCATCTGCTCAACAGGGTCATCACTGTCGGGGGCTACCGGCTCGGCTGCAAAGCGCTCGAAGAGCGGCAAGTGGTGAACGTCTCGTTTCATGGCAATAAGAGGCTCAATACCCTGCTGGCCGCACACCTTAACATTCTCCGCACTGAAGTAACCGGTATCCGCCAGCAGATGGGCCACCTTGCCCAATGAGGCGGGTAAGGCGGTCAATGCGTTCAGCAGTGGCATGACTTGTTGTTTGTCATTCGTCGCTTGCGTAACGTGGACAGAGGTTACCAGCATGCTCTCAGTATCCACCGCTGCCTGGGCGTTATAGCACTGATCAAAGCCCTTACCCGTGACCGGCATGATGCGGGACTGTGGATCCGTGAGATTCACCTGATCCTGATCGCGTGGGCCACCCATCGGGGGTTTGGGATCACGCCCACGTGGCTTTTTGCCTGCCTTTCGCTGTGCATCGCGTTTGGCTGCTTTATCCTGGTAAGTGGTTTGTTCTGCGGCATCCCGTTCTTGCGCACGGGCTTCGATTTTGACCTTCGCCTCTGCAATGGCCGCCAGGCGGGCTTCACGCCGAGCAATCTCGGCCGGAATGTCCATGCCATCACTCGTGACATCGTTGTCTGCCGCCTCGGCCCGTTGGATCAGGGCGTTTACCTCCGTCTTGAGCTGAGCCTCCAGCTTCTTGGCATGTCCATAGGACAGCGCCTTGTGCTTGCTGGCATTGGCTTTAACCTTGGTTCCATCAAGGGCGATAGTGCCGAACTTGAGCAGCTTCATCTCGCGCGCCAGCAACAGTACCTGAACAAACAGTTGCTCCAGCTCAGATAGAAAGCGACGGCGGAACGTGGCCAGCGTATCGTGGTCGGGATGGGTGTTCGCGGCCAGGTAGCGGAAGGCAATCGAGTCGTAGGTGGCGCGTTCGATCTTGCGGCTGGAGATCACGCCAGTGGCGTAGCCGTAGACCAGCAGGCTCAGCAATACCGCAGGATGATGCGCCTTATGGCCTCGACCAGCGTACTGTTGTGTCAGCGCAGACAAGTCCAGCTGTTCGACCACATCGACGACAAAGCGCGCCAGGTGCTCGTCAGGCAACCACTCATCAACTGAAGGTGGCAGCAGATAGTCGGTCTGGCGGTCTACTGGAATAAAGCGGCTCATGATGATGTTCCGGTCGTAGCTCAATGACAGGTGGATTATCTCACAGGGCTATCGAAAACCCGACAGACTGCTAGGTGGTAATTATTGGTTTGAGTTTAAGCAATTGCTTTGGTGCCTTTTAAAATAAGCATCAAATAAATACTGTATAAAATAACTTCGTGTATAACAAAAGCCAGAATAAACTGCTCAACTGTTAGCGATGAGCTAGAATATAGTGTTGAAGTGATGGTGCAAAAATAAAGCACCTGCCAAAACACTCCTTTTTTAATGTTTTGCTCTAAGCCAAGTACCGCACTTAGAGGGCTTACTGCAAAACGTATAGCAACGGCTATTACCAGGTAACCTGCGTAGATTCCTGCCTGCCCCCATTCTTCACCAAAAACAAACGCAAATAGCGTATCGCCCCAAACAAATAATATGGGCACTGCTGGCAAGTAAAGTACAAACAAGAGAAAAAATATTTTTATAATGTAGCCATTAAGTTTTTCTGGTGCTGTGTAGCTTATTTCCACTATTTTTTGAAATAATACCTGTGCTATGGCCGATGAAATGATAGATGTAGGCATATTTAGCACACGAAAGGTTAAACTGAACATACCGGTTACAGTACTTGAATAAAACTTAGCCAGCATTAAAACAGGCATCTGTGTAGCACCTGAGTCACATAAACCGCCAACAATTCCGTACTTGGGAAATTTTTGATACTTTTTCATTTGCTGCTTTAAGGCACTCACTTCTGTTTTTTGGAGTATTTTTTTGTAGCTGTTATCTTTTCTCAGCAAATAGGTTGTTGATAATATAATTCCAATAAACTGCCCCCAAATAAGGCCGCCGGTAATCTTAGCGAAACCCAGTGCTGTTTGTACGATACCTTGAAACAGGCTTTGACTCACTCGCGAAACTACTGTATTTATAAATTTCTTTTGCCTGTTATTCCAATAAGTTAAAGCTTGATACACACCAGTCAGCAGAACTGAAGCAGGCATCAAGTACAGCCAAGGGGCGATAGCTTCATTACCCAAAAAACAAGCGACCTCAACATTCCATATAAAAATAGGAATACTGAATAATATAGCAATGAAAAAAGCAACCAAGACAGACACTTGCAATAGGACTCGTGCTTCGTCATTATTTTTTGGAAGCATGATAGCTATTTCATAACGCCCAGTTACTACTACTCCCAAGATGGAAACGAAGGCGCTGTATAAAGCCAACAGACCGAAGTCTTCGGGTGTGAAAATCCGGGTAAGTATAGGAATAATTGCAATAGGTACTGCTTGAGCTAATACGGTTCCCGTCATTAACGTAATAACGTTTTTAGCAAACTCGTTTTTTTTTAAAAGCTTAGTTAACATTAATTACTTCTTTTGAAATCATCGGAAGGGCTTGCCTAGCATACTCTATACTACCGATTTCATTTAGGTGATGTTCATCATAGTATATTAAATGACTTTGCCACATGGGTGCCTGCTCAAATATTTCCAGATTATCTAGGGATAAGTAGCTAGTTTTATTAGTAAGCAGTGTTAAATTTTTCAGCAGTTGATTGGTTAACTGGTAATCTTTATCTAGGCCTGCTTTTTTCCCAAAACCTAAATGAGTAAATCTTTGATTACGCATGGGGTGGCGGTTAAGTAATGGCTCTTGACTAATAATGTATTTTTCTGCTTGATTCACTTCATTACTCAGGAAGTCAGTAAGGGCCTGATTAAACTCCCGACTTTCCATGTGCCAACTCCAAAACGCCGCCAAAAATATTATTTCTGCTTTGTTTGTATAAAGCTTGGCCTGCTCTATTTGTGCTAAGCAGGGCTCATGTGCCCATTCAGCAATTCTCTGGTAATCAAACCCTGGAATCGTCACACAACTACTAGCAGTTATAATACGTGCTTTAAATCCTAGTTCTTTACCCAGATAATCAAAAAAATGATTCAGCATTGCCGCGTGGGAGTCACCCAGCACCAACACTTCCCTGTCACTGGACAGGTCACCTTTTAAACAATCACCAATGATTTTCCCATGGCAGATGGTTTCTGGATCTGCGTAACGTCGATATTCAATCGGCAGCTGTTCCGGTGTAAACACGGCATTCACTTTCGCCATAGCCTGAGATGTTCCTACTACCCCAACAGCTAATAGTAGCCACCCTATGGCTTGTTTCTTGTTAGTTTTCTTAGTTCTGAAAGCTCGCTCAACCCCGTAGTAGGATATGATCGATAACACTAGCGTCAGTAGTACGAACAACAGGCTGAGCTCCAAGCTTAGGGTTTCCTCCCCAGTGTAATAGCGTAAAAAGGCTAATACGGGCCAGTGCCAAAGATAGAGTGAGTAGGATAATGCACCGACCCACACCAGGGGCTTGCAGCGCAGCATTTTGCCCGCCCACCCTTGTGCCGGTTGGCTGAGTAACAGCACGCTACCCGCAACGGGTAGCAATGCAGCAATACCTGGGAAAGGCCCCAGCAGCGGCTGCGCGATAGCGGCCATAAAAATTAACAACAGTCCAAGTGTGCCCTGCCACGAAGAGCTCTTGCCGCCCGAAACTGTTGTTACATACAGTGCTACTAGACCACCGGCAAAAAACTCTGGCAGGCGGGCATAAAGGCTGTAATAGGTAGCCTGTTCGATGCCCAATAGCCGCAGACGGTATTCTGCTATAGCGCTTAACCCAATCAATAAACCGGTAAAGACCCACTTTAACCAGCGAATCGGCAGCAGCAACACCATAAACGGCGCCAGCAGGTAGAACTGAATTTCCACCGCCAATGACCAAGTGTGTAGCAGAGGTTGCTCATGGTTGACCGGGGCAAAGTAGTCACCAAAGTCAGCAAAATAGTTGTTGCTGTTGAACCAGGCCGCTTTCTCCAAGCCTTTCTTAAAGGTGTTGAAGTCTTGCGGTAAAAAGAAAACAGCAGCCACAAGCGCAACCAACACCAGCATCACAAAATAGGCAGGGGCGATGCGTTTGAACCGGCTTGCGTAGAAATATTTCAGCGTTGGGGGCAAGCTGTAGCCGGCCTGTGCTTTTTTGTGCAGCAAAATGCTGGTGATCAGAAAGCCGGAGATCACCAAAAACACATCTACGCCGACAAAGCCGCCCGGTAGCCAGGCAGGGTTAAAGTGAAAAGCCATTACAGCCAAGACTGCAATGGCTCTTAAACCCTGAATGTCAGGGCGGTAATTCGTAGTGCTCATTCGGTCAGAGCCTGAACTACTCGTTGCTGCTCCTGCTCACTCAAGTATGGATGCATCGGCAGGCTCATCACTTCTTCCGCTACTTCATCCCCTACTGGCAGCTCTGCTTTGGCGTCCGCCACTGCCGGCTGTTTGTTCAGCGGTATGGGGTAGTGTACGGCGGTGGGTATACCCGCATCTTTCAGCTTTTGCTGCACCTGTTCGCGGTTTTGTACGCGGATAGTGTATTGCGCCCAGGCAGAGGTGTTCTGAGCTTCAACATACGGAACAGTATGAATGCCGGCTTCGTTCAGTAAACATGTGTAATAGGCAGCCACCTGGTTACGCAGTTCGATTTCTTCAGCGAAGATCTCCAGTTTGGGCAACAAAATTGCGGCTTGCAGGGTATCGAGTCGGCTGTTCACGCCTACGCGGATATGGTGGTAGCGCTTGTCTTGCCCGTGGCGGGCAATCTGGCGAATCACTTTCGCCAATGCTTCATCATTGGTGAAGATGGCACCACCGTCACCGTAGCAGCCCAGTGGCTTGCTGGGGAAGAAGCTGGTACAGGCGATGGTGGTCAGGTTGCAGGATTTTTTGCCCTTATAGCTGGCACCAAAGCTTTGGGCTGCGTCTTCAATGACCGGTATGCCATGCTTTGAGGCAATGGAATTGATAGCGTCGAAGTCGGCGCATTGACCGTAAAGGCTGACGGGGATTATAGCCTTGGTCCTTGGCGTAATGGCTGCTTCCAGCTTGGTTGGGTTAAGGTTGTAGGTGTTGGGACACACGTCCACATATACCGGCTTGGCACCCAGCAGGGCAACGGTTTCAGCGGTGGCGATGTAGGTAAAGCCGGGAGTGATCACTTCGTCACCGGGGCCAATACCCAGTGCCATCTGTGCGATCTGCAGTGCATCAGTGCCGTTGGCGCAGGTGATACAGTATTGTGCGCCGGTAAAGGCAGCCAGCTTTTCTTCCAGCTCGGTTACTTCGGGGCCAAGGATGTATTGACCGTGGGCGAGAACCTTTTGGATATTGGCGTCAATCTTGTCTTTGATGCGGGCTTGCTGGGCGGCCAAGTCGATGAATTGCATCTGCTTATCGCGGGTAAATCCGCGCCTACCATTAATGGGGGGTGGAATATCAAGCGTTGATAAATTCAAGCAATCAAACAAACAGCCAGTCGAATATACCCATCTGTTGCATCCGGTTTAATTCGGCAGCGTTACAACGCAAGTGCGCGTTACTCCAATGTTCATTGGTTTCTTCAGGGCACTGTTCTACCAAAATTTTTCCCACTGCTTCATTATTGCTTTGCTTGAGTGCTGCTTTCAGATCTTCGCTTTCTTTATCATCTACACCTAAAAGGAAAACGCGATTCTTGCACGTATGCTGGTTCAGCATATCTTCAAAACGTTTTTTACGTTTTTCAAAGTCATTGTCGAAGTCCATGAGCAGTAAGGCGTGCATTTCAGGCTTGGCATTCAAAAGGCGCAGGTTGTCTTCCAGCTCCGCAAAAACTTTGGCCCAACCACCACAGGGCGGCCTCGCATCAATGACTTGATCGTTAACGTTTGGCAGTGTTTTCACCCCATTGACGATGCCACGGTACGGTCTGTCTTCCAGATAGATCACAAGATGTTTTTTATGCCGATTCACCGCCA
This DNA window, taken from Marinobacterium iners, encodes the following:
- a CDS encoding lipopolysaccharide biosynthesis protein, with protein sequence MLTKLLKKNEFAKNVITLMTGTVLAQAVPIAIIPILTRIFTPEDFGLLALYSAFVSILGVVVTGRYEIAIMLPKNNDEARVLLQVSVLVAFFIAILFSIPIFIWNVEVACFLGNEAIAPWLYLMPASVLLTGVYQALTYWNNRQKKFINTVVSRVSQSLFQGIVQTALGFAKITGGLIWGQFIGIILSTTYLLRKDNSYKKILQKTEVSALKQQMKKYQKFPKYGIVGGLCDSGATQMPVLMLAKFYSSTVTGMFSLTFRVLNMPTSIISSAIAQVLFQKIVEISYTAPEKLNGYIIKIFFLLFVLYLPAVPILFVWGDTLFAFVFGEEWGQAGIYAGYLVIAVAIRFAVSPLSAVLGLEQNIKKGVFWQVLYFCTITSTLYSSSSLTVEQFILAFVIHEVILYSIYLMLILKGTKAIA
- a CDS encoding acyltransferase family protein, which produces MSTTNYRPDIQGLRAIAVLAVMAFHFNPAWLPGGFVGVDVFLVISGFLITSILLHKKAQAGYSLPPTLKYFYASRFKRIAPAYFVMLVLVALVAAVFFLPQDFNTFKKGLEKAAWFNSNNYFADFGDYFAPVNHEQPLLHTWSLAVEIQFYLLAPFMVLLLPIRWLKWVFTGLLIGLSAIAEYRLRLLGIEQATYYSLYARLPEFFAGGLVALYVTTVSGGKSSSWQGTLGLLLIFMAAIAQPLLGPFPGIAALLPVAGSVLLLSQPAQGWAGKMLRCKPLVWVGALSYSLYLWHWPVLAFLRYYTGEETLSLELSLLFVLLTLVLSIISYYGVERAFRTKKTNKKQAIGWLLLAVGVVGTSQAMAKVNAVFTPEQLPIEYRRYADPETICHGKIIGDCLKGDLSSDREVLVLGDSHAAMLNHFFDYLGKELGFKARIITASSCVTIPGFDYQRIAEWAHEPCLAQIEQAKLYTNKAEIIFLAAFWSWHMESREFNQALTDFLSNEVNQAEKYIISQEPLLNRHPMRNQRFTHLGFGKKAGLDKDYQLTNQLLKNLTLLTNKTSYLSLDNLEIFEQAPMWQSHLIYYDEHHLNEIGSIEYARQALPMISKEVINVN
- a CDS encoding IS1182 family transposase gives rise to the protein MSRFIPVDRQTDYLLPPSVDEWLPDEHLARFVVDVVEQLDLSALTQQYAGRGHKAHHPAVLLSLLVYGYATGVISSRKIERATYDSIAFRYLAANTHPDHDTLATFRRRFLSELEQLFVQVLLLAREMKLLKFGTIALDGTKVKANASKHKALSYGHAKKLEAQLKTEVNALIQRAEAADNDVTSDGMDIPAEIARREARLAAIAEAKVKIEARAQERDAAEQTTYQDKAAKRDAQRKAGKKPRGRDPKPPMGGPRDQDQVNLTDPQSRIMPVTGKGFDQCYNAQAAVDTESMLVTSVHVTQATNDKQQVMPLLNALTALPASLGKVAHLLADTGYFSAENVKVCGQQGIEPLIAMKRDVHHLPLFERFAAEPVAPDSDDPVEQMAYRLKTQAGRARYALRKHTVEPVFGIIKHVMGFRQFSLRGLDKVSGEWRLATLAWNIKRMHRLVVS
- a CDS encoding DegT/DnrJ/EryC1/StrS family aminotransferase; amino-acid sequence: MQFIDLAAQQARIKDKIDANIQKVLAHGQYILGPEVTELEEKLAAFTGAQYCITCANGTDALQIAQMALGIGPGDEVITPGFTYIATAETVALLGAKPVYVDVCPNTYNLNPTKLEAAITPRTKAIIPVSLYGQCADFDAINSIASKHGIPVIEDAAQSFGASYKGKKSCNLTTIACTSFFPSKPLGCYGDGGAIFTNDEALAKVIRQIARHGQDKRYHHIRVGVNSRLDTLQAAILLPKLEIFAEEIELRNQVAAYYTCLLNEAGIHTVPYVEAQNTSAWAQYTIRVQNREQVQQKLKDAGIPTAVHYPIPLNKQPAVADAKAELPVGDEVAEEVMSLPMHPYLSEQEQQRVVQALTE